TTCGTGCTGAGAGTCTGGAAAAAGTGGAGGAATTCATTAATCAAACCATTCCCTTTGCAGCAACGGTGACACATGTGATCCTCTCTGAAGTTGAGCGGAAGCATGAATGATTTTTTTTTCATCGCTTGTGAACGAATCCTTCATTCCAAACGTCAAATAAATATAAAGGTTGGGAAATGAGAGTGGGTGATCAATGGATGGGCGAAAAAAATCTGATTAAAGCGGCAAAAAATGGCGATGACGGAGCTTTGGCGGAATTGTTTCAAAGTTCCTATCCTTTTCTGCTTAAATATTTATTGAAATTGACCTATAATCGCCAAAATGCAGAGGACTTGGTTCAGGAGACCTATTCGAAGGCCATCGAGAATCTTTCGAGGTTCAAGGGTACTTCAAAATTTTCCACTTGGTTGATTTCCATTGCAACACGGCTATATTTGGACCAGCAACGCAGGAGGAAACGTGAATTGAATTGGTTGAAACAAGAGCAGTCACTACGCAAGCTGAAATGGGAGGCACAAAGCAATAACCAAGTATGGGATGATGTGATGGAAGCATTAGGACAGTTGAACGATGGTTTACGGGTTCCTGTCATATTGAAGCATTACTATGGTTTTTCTTACGAAGAAATAGGCGCGATAATCAGCATTCCGGAAGGGACGGTAAAATCCCGTGTCCATAAGGGCATCAAAACCATAAGAAAGGAGCTGGCACCGAATGAAGAAGGATCAGTCAGGATATCCAAAACACTCAGCCAAGAATGATCTTGTTGTTGTCGACCAATTGAATAGGAGCCTGGAGAATTTTGATGAGGCGATATCTTTTGAGATTCCACATCCGTCGTTTTTTGAAGAGAAAATTAAAATCCAGCGTGCAGAGACTAAAAGAAAACGGCTGCGGGAATTGCTTTTTTTTACAGTAACTGCTGCAGTCATCCTATCTTTCCTGTTTTTTGCGCTATACCTTCAGCCGGAAATGTTCCTAGTGCTCCAGGTGCTGACAGTGGTTTTCATTTGTTGTTACACGGTATACGTGAAAAGGAAGGTGAAGATGTGTCATGAGCAAACTTGAGATATTTGCATTAATGGTCTGTGGGCTGGTGTTACTAACCCAAAGCATTTTTTTATTCATCGATGCCAGGAAGAATGGATTTAACCAATGGATTTGGGGGATTCTTGGGTTGATTCAAGCTCCGTTCCCGATCATTTTTTATTTGATCGTTAAGAAAATCAGAAAAAAGGAAGAGGATGAATTATATGATTATCGTGACTACTAATACGGTTCCTGGTAAAGAAATCAAAGATTTAAAGGGCCTTGTTAAGGGGAACTGTGTTCAATCCAAACATATCGGAAAAGATATTCTTGCTGGATTAAGAACCATTGTCGGTGGTGAAATCAATGAGTATACCGAAATGATGAAAGAGGCCAGGCAAAAAGCTATTGGCAGGATGGTGGAAGAAGCGAAAGAAAGAGGGGCGAACGCCATTGTGGCCATGCGTTTGGAAACTTCAGCTATCATGCAAAACACTTGTGAAATCATCGCCTATGGCACTGCCGTTCATGTGGAATGACGTGCAATGATCAAAAAAACAGGGTCATAAGTCTTGGTTCATTGAGCATATTTCTTTTTTCTGCTAATTATATACCGTATAATTCCTGAGCAAGACATAAGGAGGAATGAAGCGTGGGTATATATGATTTTTCAGCAGAGCGAATCAATGGCAAGGAAGTTTCTTTGGAACAATATAAAGGACAGGTTCTTATTGTAGTCAATACCGCAAGTGAATGTGGTTTCACTCCGCAATATGAAGATCTTCAAAAGTTGTATGATCGATATAAAGATAAAGGATTGAACATCTTAGGGTTTCCATGCAATCAGTTTGGCGCTCAAGAGCCTGGGCAAAATGAAGAAGTAGAGACGTTTTGTCAATTGAATTACGGTGTTAGCTTCCCTTTATTCAATAAAGTCGATGTAAGAGGAAGCCAGGCGCACCCTTTGTTTCCATATTTAACTGATCAAGCCCCGTTTACTGGACTTGAGAATAAACCTGGCGGGAAAATGCTGCAGGCAATGCTGCAAACGGAACATCCGGAATTCTTGATAGATGATTCAATTAAGTGGAATTTCACTAAATTTCTAATCGATCGTGATGGAAATGTCGTGAAGCGCTTTGAATCGGTCGAAGCACCTTTTGAAATGGAAGGTGCTATTGAAAAGCTTTTATAGCCCTTGTTACGTAATTGAATCTGGATATTATACGACATGCTTTAGACGAACTTGAAATACCGCTTATATGTTAGACACAAAACTAACATGTAAGCGGTATTTTTTCTGCCGGGAATTTCCTGTTTCATTGCACGGCAGGCACTTATCTTTCCGGAGGCTATCGGGAAGTCTCCTCTGCACGCGATTTTTCCAACAATCTGGCGACTGACTATATTCCAGAAGTTAATAGTGGATTGTACTCTGTGAAAAATCATTGGAATGCGAGTTTACCTTGAATAGGCTTATGGAATAATGGGTACAGGTAATAATGAATTTTAAAAGGATGGGGTGAGATGTAATGGAGGGAAAGGACAATTCAAAACCTGAGCTAGCCAGTGAAGCGGTGGATGCGATTGAAAAAGTAGTTGGAACATATCCAGGCTACCGGCGGGCACATGCGAGGGGATATGTGTATAAGGGGGTTTTTACCCCGAACGGAAAAGCATCGACGCTTACTGTTGCTGCCCATCTTCAGGATGAAGCCGTACCTGTGGTCATCCGGTTTTCGAATAGCTCACCGGTCCCGAGTCATCCTGATGCACATTCACCTGTAAAGGGCATGGCCGTCAAATTCCAATTGCCAGGCGGGGGGGAAACAGACCTCATTACGGTGACCATTCCGCTCTTCTTTGCGAAAACACCTGAGGCTTTCGTTGATATCGCCCACTTTATCAAAACTGCAAAAGACGGTTTTCCTAATCTGAAAGAGTTGGGGGGAATCCTGTTGAAATACCCGGAGAGCAAGGCAGGTCTGCAGATGCTTAAAGAAATGCGTTCTCCAGCCAGCTTCGCAACGTGTCAATATTACTCCATACATGCTTTTTACTTCATGAACGCACAAGGAAGGCGTCAGGCGATCAAGTATGAGTGGGTGCCCGATGCCGGCCTTAGCATGCTGGAGAAGAAGGAGGCAGCCGAGCACCCTGAATATTATTTGGAAGAAGAAATGGAAGAAAGAATCAAGCAAGGACCAGTAGGTTTTAAATTGAACATTCAAATAGGAGGCGAAAAGGATCCGGCTGACGATCCGACCATCGCTTGGTCGGAAGACAAACAGGCAATCACTGTCGGGCATTTACTAATTACTGATAAGCTGGAATCTTCTTTAGATCATCTGCTGTTTGATCCGACCAATATCCCCGAAGGAATTGAGTGTTCGAATGATCCGATCCTGCATTTTCGCCATCGCGCATATGCCGTTTCATATGCGCGCCGGACACATGGCCAATGAATGAAAAAGAGCAAAACCCTAAAGGGGGTTTTGCTCTTTCTTTCGTACGGTTACATTTTACCCGATCGGAAAATGGTATAAAGCATGAGCAAAAACATCAGGGTGGCAACGACAAATCCAATTTCGATCACCGGGATTTTCCATAGCAGCAGCGTTTCCCCGCCTATCGCCGAGCCGATTATGAGGCCGACCATGATAATGCTGAAGGCAAGCAGGATGATACTGAAGGAAAGGCGGTTCGAGATTTGATCAAGCTTATGTAAAAAAACTTGAAGCTCGGGAATGTTAATATCCAAGCGCAATTTCCCTTTTTTGATGATGCCTGTCACTTCCCTGATATCCTTCGGAAGTTCAGCGATGGCTTCAGCCGACTCGATAAATTGGCTCCAGGTATTCCTTGCAATATTTTTCGGATTGTAGCGTTCCTTGAAAAGCCTTTCCCCAAAAGGTTCGGCTGCCTTCATGATGCTGAAATGTGGATCCAGCTCCTCGACTATTGCCTCCATCGTAAGCAAAGCCTTCCCGAGCATGGTGAATTCCGGGGGGATTTGGATATGATGCCGATTGGCCACCGTGAACAGATCATTGACCGCTCCGCCTAAGCTTATTTGACTTAATGGGATATCATAATATTTATTTCGCAGTTCATCGATATCCCCCCTCAAGGAAGCCATATTCGTTTCGTCCGTCAGAAGCCCCATATCGGAAAGCGTTTTGATCAATCCATTGGTGCTACCGCGTTTCAGATTGATGACAAGCGAGGCGAACTGATATTTCATTTCGTCCTCCAATCGTCCCACCATTCCGAAATCCATGAGTGTGACGACATTCCCTGGCAAAATGATGATATTGCCAGGGTGGGGATCGCCATGATAAAAACCATCGATCAAAATTTGCTGAAGCAGCGAATTCGCTAATCTTTCGGCGATTATCCGTCGATCATATCCTTCCTCATCAAGCTGTTTATAGTGATTGATCTTAATACCTTGGATGAAATCCATCGTTAGGATTCTTTTGGTCGAATACTCCCAATGAATTCTTGGTATTTTCAGCCCCTGATCATGGATGAATTTCTTGGCTATCCTCTCCCCATTGCGGCCCTCTGCATTATAATCGAGTTCTGCGCGAAGTGATTTAGCGAATTCATCAATCATTTTCCTGATTTGGTAGCGCCTTGCCCAGGAAATGCGCGCTTCCATCAGTCTTGCCAAATCATCGAGGATTTCCAAATCCGTTTCCACTTTCGGCAAAATATCGGGACGCTGGACTTTGATTGCTACGACTTCCTGTGACGGAAGCCGTGCAGCATGTACCTGTCCAATCGATGCGGTTGCAAGCGGTTTTTGTTGGAATTCAAGAAAAAGGTTTTCCAAAGAGTCACCCAATTCTGCTTCAACTATTTTGCGTACCTTATCAAAAGGAAAGGGGGTAACCTGGTCCTGCAGTTTTTCCAGTTCGCGGACAATTTCTTCCGGAACGAAATCACGCCGAGTACTTGCAATCTGTCCAAGTTTAATGAAAGTGGGACCAAGGCTTTGTAAGATCGTCTGCAACCGCTCACCAATCGAGCGGAGGTTCAGGTTTTCATCGGGCTGGAGGTTCGATGCTGCCTTGCTTTCCGATAACCCGAGACGGTAGATGAAGTATCCAAAGCCATTTTTCAAAAAGGCATTAATGATTTCTTGGTAACGATGTGCGTGTTTCAGTCGTTTGCCAAACATTCAAGTACCTCCAGGTCATGGTTGTGTCTTTTGGTTTTGCTGCTCTAAAATGGTAATGCGACGCTCCAATTCCCGAACTTCTTCTTTCGTTGCCAAGTTTAGTCCGCTGATTGCTTGATTGACTTTAAGCTTGACGGATTCATCCAGTTGTTTTTGTGCTTGTTCCCCTTTTTCCACCCACTGCTTAATCAGAACCTTAGAGTCTTCTTTACTGATATCGCCTTTTTTCACAAGCGAGTCCACTGCTTTTTCAATTTGTTCCTTCGTAGCAGCGGCAGCTCCCAAACCTAAAGAGAACACATTTTTTAATAAGTCCATTTTTCATCCCTCCGTGAATTGTTTACTTTGCGGGCCTGATTCATTCTTGTTGTTTCTTTTATCATACATCATTCAAGGCCACTTCAAAAATATAATGGGTCCCCAGATTGTTGAGAATCACGGAAGCCAGCGTTTGAAGTGAAGGGGATTGGATATTATGATAGGGAAAAGTAAGTTAGCGAAAGGAAGGATGAAAGTATGGGCTTCTCAAATAAAACAGTGATCGTCACGGGCGCTTCAAATGGAATAGGGAGGGGCGTGGCAAAGGGATATGCACAAAGTGGTGCATCGGTCGTTCTGGCGGATACGGACGAGCAGGAGGGCCTTCGGTATGCAGAGGAGCTTAAAGGT
This genomic stretch from Peribacillus muralis harbors:
- a CDS encoding glutathione peroxidase — encoded protein: MGIYDFSAERINGKEVSLEQYKGQVLIVVNTASECGFTPQYEDLQKLYDRYKDKGLNILGFPCNQFGAQEPGQNEEVETFCQLNYGVSFPLFNKVDVRGSQAHPLFPYLTDQAPFTGLENKPGGKMLQAMLQTEHPEFLIDDSIKWNFTKFLIDRDGNVVKRFESVEAPFEMEGAIEKLL
- the sigY gene encoding RNA polymerase sigma factor SigY, with the translated sequence MGEKNLIKAAKNGDDGALAELFQSSYPFLLKYLLKLTYNRQNAEDLVQETYSKAIENLSRFKGTSKFSTWLISIATRLYLDQQRRRKRELNWLKQEQSLRKLKWEAQSNNQVWDDVMEALGQLNDGLRVPVILKHYYGFSYEEIGAIISIPEGTVKSRVHKGIKTIRKELAPNEEGSVRISKTLSQE
- a CDS encoding phasin family protein — its product is MDLLKNVFSLGLGAAAATKEQIEKAVDSLVKKGDISKEDSKVLIKQWVEKGEQAQKQLDESVKLKVNQAISGLNLATKEEVRELERRITILEQQNQKTQP
- a CDS encoding YbjQ family protein, which translates into the protein MIIVTTNTVPGKEIKDLKGLVKGNCVQSKHIGKDILAGLRTIVGGEINEYTEMMKEARQKAIGRMVEEAKERGANAIVAMRLETSAIMQNTCEIIAYGTAVHVE
- a CDS encoding YxlC family protein; amino-acid sequence: MKKDQSGYPKHSAKNDLVVVDQLNRSLENFDEAISFEIPHPSFFEEKIKIQRAETKRKRLRELLFFTVTAAVILSFLFFALYLQPEMFLVLQVLTVVFICCYTVYVKRKVKMCHEQT
- a CDS encoding catalase family peroxidase produces the protein MEGKDNSKPELASEAVDAIEKVVGTYPGYRRAHARGYVYKGVFTPNGKASTLTVAAHLQDEAVPVVIRFSNSSPVPSHPDAHSPVKGMAVKFQLPGGGETDLITVTIPLFFAKTPEAFVDIAHFIKTAKDGFPNLKELGGILLKYPESKAGLQMLKEMRSPASFATCQYYSIHAFYFMNAQGRRQAIKYEWVPDAGLSMLEKKEAAEHPEYYLEEEMEERIKQGPVGFKLNIQIGGEKDPADDPTIAWSEDKQAITVGHLLITDKLESSLDHLLFDPTNIPEGIECSNDPILHFRHRAYAVSYARRTHGQ
- a CDS encoding ABC1 kinase family protein, which translates into the protein MFGKRLKHAHRYQEIINAFLKNGFGYFIYRLGLSESKAASNLQPDENLNLRSIGERLQTILQSLGPTFIKLGQIASTRRDFVPEEIVRELEKLQDQVTPFPFDKVRKIVEAELGDSLENLFLEFQQKPLATASIGQVHAARLPSQEVVAIKVQRPDILPKVETDLEILDDLARLMEARISWARRYQIRKMIDEFAKSLRAELDYNAEGRNGERIAKKFIHDQGLKIPRIHWEYSTKRILTMDFIQGIKINHYKQLDEEGYDRRIIAERLANSLLQQILIDGFYHGDPHPGNIIILPGNVVTLMDFGMVGRLEDEMKYQFASLVINLKRGSTNGLIKTLSDMGLLTDETNMASLRGDIDELRNKYYDIPLSQISLGGAVNDLFTVANRHHIQIPPEFTMLGKALLTMEAIVEELDPHFSIMKAAEPFGERLFKERYNPKNIARNTWSQFIESAEAIAELPKDIREVTGIIKKGKLRLDINIPELQVFLHKLDQISNRLSFSIILLAFSIIMVGLIIGSAIGGETLLLWKIPVIEIGFVVATLMFLLMLYTIFRSGKM